TAATCAGCACCCTATCCATATGATGCAACAACCAAAAATTCCTGTACAACAAAAAATGCTACAGAGTACTACAACCTTGTTACCAAGTCAAGGTCAACAATCACAGTCTCAGCCAGCACAACAGCAAATGATGTCTCAGAATCAATCACAACCAGGACAGTTACAGCCACCGGGTTTGCAGCAACAGACGAATCAATTGCAAAGGGAGATGCAACAGAGGCTTCAACCATCAGCCCCCTTGCTTCAACTGCAGAATGTAATGGAACAGCAGAAGCAGCTATATCAATCACAAAGAGCCGCACCAGAAGCCTCATCAAGtatgtttttttcttaatcaaagctttcaattaGGTCTCATAAATCATTCTTTAGCAGTTTTTCATTCATAGGTATTTCCACCTTTCATGCCTTATGTGTGTGAAGGTATCTACACTATTTTAACCACTGGTTTACATTTTTTCTAAATGTAAAAATGACTAGTCTTTGAGTGGTGGCATGTCACCAAGTGATCTTGCTGTTTTGATCAGCTTAACCAAACTGTGATGGAAACTCAGAATGTGTGAGATCCGAAAGATGCATTTGATTTTCAATTAGATGGAATCttagtatatttttaaatttattgagTATTGGTATACTACCAAATACCCAATCATCTTGGTCTAAAGTGAGAAACTTAACTTTTTTTCACAAGGACATTTGGATGACAACAAAAGTGTTATGAATAtagtttctcaaaaaaaaagtaCGAATATTAACTGAAATATCCAACACCTTCCATATCCCTAAACTTGCCTGAAATTTTAATGCTCTAAGGAGTCAAGTCCTTCAATATTTTTGTGCTATCCTTAACTTTTGGTTTATTTGTAGCATCTTTAGATTCTACAGCTCAGACAGGAAATGCAAATGCAGCTGATTGGCAGGAGGAGGTTTACAAAAaggtattatttttttcaatggTATTTCTATCTGCACAGGATGTTAAAAACTGAGGAAGTTACTGATGAATTACTGGAAATTGTTGTTTTTGAAATTGACAAGTGAACTCTATTTTGATAAATTGACTGGTTGCAACAATATAAGAAGTAGCTTAATGCTGTGAAATATTTGCTGTGATTGATGGATTAATAGAGGAGTTTTTACCAAAATAAGCATTCGGCAAATTCATGGTCATACCCATTCCCGCAAGGCACTTTTACAGTGTTCCAATTTGTAGAAGAAGTATGAAATGAAGCATATTACAGATAACTTGTAAGAAATTGATTTATTCTCAATTGAGAAGTGAAGTACTACAACAACTACTACTATTCCTCAATGTCAATCAAGTTAGGGTCTGTTATATGAATTCTTGTTGTCTACGTCGCTTCATTTGAGCCCTTCTCAATTTAATATTATAGCACTAGAAATTCCTTAACACTTTCTACTGGCATAATTGAGAAGCGAAGTAGATTTGATAAATTGATTGGTTACAATTGTTTTTGATGAAGTGATTATAAACAGTTGAATGTTATTATGTATTATCTAAATTCACGAGGTAATATGTTTGTAAGTTCGGGTCAGGGTCCTCACAATATGTCCCTAATTTGCTTTATTCCATGGAAACTAAAAAAATGATTACTATTTTGAAGGGTAAACCAATTCATGCATGAAGTATAAACTTGAATATATGGCTATTAGAAAATATTGTTCTTTGTGAAAAGACGCATTCATCTGAATTAGTTGGTatactttttttgtttttgttttttgggATAACACTGAGAAATTCATTGTTTCCTGCTTCGAAATGCGGATGATAATGGGTCTGCCCTCTAGCCTTTTCTACTTAAATACCCGACTTGGTTTACTAGCTAAGAGTAAGTTGGAATGTTTTGAGTTCGCCAAGAATAACCATATAACATCAACATGCCTTTTTACTTCACTGTTTACCCTTGTTTTGCTTCCATTTATAATACAGGTGTAAAGTGAAAAAAAGAATATGATGATTCCACACTAAACCATATTATATCTCCCAAACAACTATAGAAAAGTATATTCTAATTCCTCCTGGTTGGGCTGGTCTATTATCACATCTTGGAACTAGACCCTTACTGTGAGCACTGAGCAGAAATGTGTATCAAGAAGCTAAAGGAAGCAAAGCTCAgttgtttattttttcattcacaTGTTGAATCATGCAAAATGGATTCTTTAATGAGCTTTAGTCTTCCTCTTCCACTTCCCTTTTAACCTTTTTATCTGGAAGGTTCTTTCATGAAGATTCTCTAGTTTGTTCTCTACTGCATTATACAGTTGATCTAATTATTACCTATCCACATGggaatgcagttttgacatttGCACAATTGAGCTGATGCAAATTTTTAATGCAGATAAAGTCTATGAAGGAGTCATATTTAGCAGAGCTCAATGATCTATACCATAAAATTACTTCTAAAGTGCAACAGGTATGTCATCAACATTTTAATACATTATTATCATTTCTGGAGCAATTCTACCAGCTGTATGGTGTAGCGTGCTGGATACTAGATTTTGACATAACTTGAGATGTTAATAGTTTTCAGAAATCATTCTTCTTATGGGAACAGTACTTGCGATCATATATTTCTCCCTTACTTATCCTAAACCATTGCAGGCATTGCCCTCTAATTGCTTCGTCATAGTTCCAAATTATGGTTTGACTCCCTTGAAAATTTTGTCAATTGACACACCATCATTTGCATATAGCATGCACCAAGGTGTACTGCATTTGTATTATATTGGTGTGGTCATCCATAACTAGGTAAACAAATACTGGTATCAGATTGATTTTATAAACCTATTGTTATTGGAAACTCCTCGTATCTCTTTGCATGTTTCTCACACCTATTATAGCTCCTTCTTACATATACTCTTTGGCATTTCTTGTTGATACAGACTCCTTGATTTGCCCATAGGTAATCCTAGAATATTATCTAACTGAGAACTGATGCAGAAAGCTCAAAATTCTAAATTCTCATTTTTGCATCTTTGGTTCCTTTCCTTCCATCTCGAGAAACAGTTGTATCATACTGGGAATACATTGTAGTGCGGTTAATTCCTTTTCATTTGCATCTGCATCATTTGTCTGTGTTGAAGCATTGTGTTTGATTGTGAGGTAGAGGTGGAGGACACCTTAAAATGAGTTATTTACACATATCTAGGTGGACACTGTTATGTAGATGCCATTTTTATGCTCCCTTCGGGTAAGGGTTCAAGGCCTCCCTAATTCTTCGGGCAAGGGCTTGATTTATCTAAATTTAAAGAGCACTGAAGTCAACATTCTGTTGAATTGGGCACCTCGCTACTATGTTGTTTGtctctttatgttctttttCAGTGTTACTCCCTTTTTCTTTGCTGTGGGAGGTACTTGAAGCATGATTTTTGAAAGTTTGCAAAGGGCAAGAAACAGGACTGTGACTaaactgatttttttttcctgattTTAAGCATGATTCTCTTCCTCAACGTCCTCAAAATGAGCAAATTGAAAAGCTAAAGGTGTTCAAGATAACGCTGGAACGCATTGTGCTTTTCTTGCGGCTTAACAAGCAGGATATTCAACCTTCTCACAAGGAGAAACTGGTTTCGGTTGAGAAGCACATAAGTTTCTTTCTTAGTTCCAATAGGCCGCGCAGCAAGCCGTCTTCTTCTCCACTGCAGGGGCAACTTCCTCAGTCTTCCATGCAGCTTCAGCAACCACAATCTCTTGATGGTCAAACTAATCCATCGATGCAACCTGTACAGGGTTCCATGGCAGCAATGCCGCAGAATAATCTCACCAATTTGCAACATAATTCCTTGTCTGGAGTACCGACAATTTCCAACTCTCAGCAACACATGATAAATACAGTACAACCTGGTTCCAGTGTGGATTTGGGACAGGGTAATTCATTGAACTCATTGCAGCATGTGGCTACTGGCTCTTTACAACAGAATCCTGTAAACAGTCCTCAACAAGTTAACATAAGCTCATTAAGCTCACAAAGTGGAACAAACCCCTTACAGGCAAACCTCGGTTCCCTACAGCAAAATTCAAACGCCCTGCAACAGTCAATTCCTAAGCAGCACGAGCAGCAAATGTTGCAGAACCAGCAATTAAGACAGCAGTACCACCATCGGCAGATGCAGCAGCAACTTTTTCAAAGACAGCAGTTAATGCAACAGCAGCAAGCGAAGCAACAGCAGACCACGCTATTGCCAACCCACCAGATGACACAGCTTCAACAGATGACTGATGCTAATGACCTAAAGATAAGGCAGCAAATGGGAATGAAAACAGGAGTTTTACAGCAACAACAGGCAGTTGGCCAACGTGTTGGATCTCATCATCCCCAATTGAAGTCAGGAATATCTTCACCTCAACTCCATCAAGCACTATCTCCTCAGGTTACCCAACATCCTTCTCCACAAATTGACCAACAAAATATGTTGGCATCTCTTACCAAAGCTGGGACTCCCCTCCAGTCCGCAAGCTCACCATTTGTTGTCCCATCTCCTTCAACTCCCTTGGCTCCATCTCCAATGCCGGGGGATTCTGAAAAAGTTTGTGCTGGCCTTGGATCACATACCACAGCTGGAAATATAATGCATCAGCAAGCTACTGGTGCTTCTGCACCTGCCCAATCCCTTGCAATTGGTACACCTGGGATATCAGCCTCACCTTTGCTTGCTGAGTTTACTCCTTTAGAAGGTACACATGCCAATATCTCAGCTGCTGTTCCTGGCAAGTCAAGTGTTGAACAACCATTGGAACGCTTGATGAAAGTGGTTTGTATTACACCATTCTACTTAATTTATATCTTCAGTAATCGCAATAAATCTGTCTTCATTTGATTTGACATATTTATTATGTTCAGGTTAAAAACATGTCTGACAAAGCATTGAATTTGTCAGTTAGTGACATCAGTTCAGTTGTCAGTATGACTGATAGAATAGCAGGATCTGCTCCAGGAAATGGATCAAGAGCAGCTGTTGGCGAAGATTTGGTTGCTATGACAAAATGTCATCTCCAAGCGAGAAATTACTTTATGCAGGATGGACCTACAGGAACAAAGAAAATGAAGCGATATACAACTTCCAACGCTGTTTCATCAAGCAGCAGTTTAAATGATGGTTTATGGCAGTTGGATTGTTCTGAAGCACCTGAGTTAGAGTCAACAGCAACATCCATTGCCAAAAGACCTAAACTAGAGGTAATCTTCTGCTGCCTGCTTACAGGAAAAAAGTACAAAATTGCACATCCAAACATAAGAGCTCCGTGGTAGACTAAATTGGTTCTTAAAAGAAAAAGGAGGTCCATTCAGGTGCACGTTAGAATTTGAAAAAGTGAAAACCGATCTTTTGCCATGACCagtagagagagagaaagaatgACCAAATGCAATACGGTGGAATATGTCCTGAAGTTTCAGCTTGCATGCAAActgaaactcaactcaaggtGGTTTTTAACTATCATTCCGTGTGTCTGGTCtttcatttaatttattatgtTTCTGCAACTGGAACTTCAACCCCGAACTACCACTTTTTGGTCTGTTCTGAAAACTTTGATAGTTATGGTAGAATACTATATGGGGAAACCAAACATTACTTTATGTGAATAAGACATGAGTTTTACTTCTTTAGTACTTTTGCAGCTTGTGAGTATGTCCAAGTACAAGATGACTGTCTAGAATCAAATAAATGCAGTATATTGAATGCTGTATGCAATCTGAGACTTTCAGCTGGCCACTCAGCGTGACTAATATTTGAGTGTCTTTGGACCAGACTGTCATTTAGTGCCTTCTCCTTTAATATATGATAGTGTTCAATCTCTACCACAAACTGGAATGGTGAACCAACATTCTGGAATGGTGTTTTTATTCCGTGAAGCTTTGCATTTATgggaaaatgagttaattcttgtTATTTTGTTTGTCACATGGTTGCATTTCATCCAATTTTTTTCATGATCAGACATCCAATGTTTGATGTAAGAATGTTTGATCACAAAAATGTTATCTTTTTCAGATGCTAATTTTTTCATGATAAGACATGCAATTCTACAACAGTGCATTCATATTGATGTGTTGATCTTTGACAAGGAAATTGCTTTACTGTCAAATTTTGGTTTCTCCAGCTTTACCTTGTAATAACAGTAATAAGTAATCTATTCTAGGTTAATCATGCATTGGTTGAAGAGATACAGAAAATCAATTGGCAACTTATCGATACTGTTGTAGAAATTAGTGACGAAGGTGTTGATCCAAGTGCTCTTGCTGCTGCAACAGAGGGTTGTGAAGGCACTACTGTTAAGTTTTCTTTCACTGCCGTTGCGTTGAGTCCAAACTTAAAGGCACTGTATGCTTCAGCACAGATGGTGAGATTTTGATCTTCATATACTGAACTTCTGTCATCAACTCCtaatcaaaaaaacaaaaaaaaaaataaaaaaattcagtcATCAACTCTTTTacattttttgtttatttggtTGAATGATGGTCTTTTACTTCTGTGCAGTCTCCAATTCAGCCTTTGAGATTGCTCGTTCCAGTTAATTATCCAAACTGCTCTCCGATTTTGTTGGACAAATTTCCAGTTGAAGTCAGGTGAGTAAATTCTGTCAGTCTTCTTGATTTAGTTAGTACCGACAGAGAAAGGGAAGGACAAAATTGATAAGGTCAATTATAGCCCTTGTTATAATAATAGACCTGATTTTATGCCGTATTCGTTATACCTTTTTGATTTGTGAAAAAGGTCTTACGATTTGAATTCTCTAATGGTCAATCATAAAAGATTTTGTACATGTGCCTTTTGATCTGCGTTAAGATTGTCAACTAAGTTTTGAAGATCACCTTATGCAGTCTTATAGTCTCCACTTTTAACTCCTAAGTGAATCAGTTAAAAACTTGGTTTCGACTATTTTCTGCTGCAGTAAAGAGTATGAAGATCTATCCATGAAGGCCAAGTCAAGGTTTAGTGTCTCTCTGCGAAGTCTTTCACAGCCGCTGTCTTTAAAAGACATAGCCAGGACTTGGGATGTTTGTGCTCGTGCTGTAATTTCTGACTACGCACAGCAAAGTGGAGGAGGAACCTTCAGCTCAAAGTATGGTTCTTTGGAGAATTGTTCGACAGCAGCATGATCATAGACTTATGAGGTTTTCTTCATCTGGCTTCGGCCTTGCTCTCCTGCCGCTACCTCCTATTTACTGATGGTGGCCGCATATTCATCGGCTTCCTGAATTGAAAGCTGAGATTCATTTGTATATGCTGGTTGTTATTGGATAAGCTTTTGGTACACCCTTGAGTTGTTTGTACTCAAGTGTGTGGATTTTGCCTTTTGAGGTGTTGTCCTTTCAAAACTTAAATGACTATTTTGTGCTGAATATCTATGAACTTAGGGCTCATTTGGTACTAGGGATAACTAATGTCGGGATTAATTTTAGGATGAGCTTATCCCATGTTTGGTCGGGATAATGAAATTCGAGATAAATTGTTCTCTAACCAAACGTGCCCTTAGGGAAATTTTAAGGCCGTAATTAATATTGTTTTTGCAAAATAAGAGAGATAGAAAGAGAGAGTATCAAATGGTTTGATTAAACTTGTTTTGATTTGCAACTTATAAATGGGTGATGTACAAGAATGGACTTGCATACATATAGTAGAATTTCATGATCTAATATTGGAGAGAAATTAATATCTTAAATTATTAATGTAACAGAAGCAATAGAGTAAACAAGATGAAAGTCACTAGTTTAATTATCACTAATTATAGCTAAATCAGATA
This sequence is a window from Solanum dulcamara chromosome 10, daSolDulc1.2, whole genome shotgun sequence. Protein-coding genes within it:
- the LOC129870779 gene encoding mediator of RNA polymerase II transcription subunit 15a-like isoform X2, whose protein sequence is MDGTNWRAAQGQGGGGEGGGAAAGAMDSGDWRTQLLSDSRQRIVNKIMETLKRHLPVSGQEGVQELKKIAVRFEEKIYSAATSQQDYLRKISLKMLTMETKSQNPMTNSIQPNPASSGQNVLGPGSHSMQSQLNSQAQQLPVPMVANQTQTRQPLLQQNIQNNMASTGLQNSASLAPALPPVSNLTQGTMPNVVGQNSNLQTMQNMPNVGQNSVGNAIGQGMPSNMVANSQRQMQGRQQQVVSQQQQQQSQTTQQYLYQQQLHHHQMMKQKFQQGSTSQSLMQSHMQQQQPQEQQQQQPQQQQNLLQPTQTQPSQQAMMQPSSIQSTSLSNLQQNQQSTQSVLHQRQQSVMRQQQAPMVHQQQSSMLQQPILPAQQHQQQQQQQQQQLIAQQTNVSNLQQNQLMGQPNTMSDVQQRLAGQQNNYNSLQQQQQLLNQQNNFQNMHQQQLGSQSNIAGVQQQQLSGSQQPGNSGLTSNQHPIHMMQQPKIPVQQKMLQSTTTLLPSQGQQSQSQPAQQQMMSQNQSQPGQLQPPGLQQQTNQLQREMQQRLQPSAPLLQLQNVMEQQKQLYQSQRAAPEASSNSTAQTGNANAADWQEEVYKKIKSMKESYLAELNDLYHKITSKVQQHDSLPQRPQNEQIEKLKVFKITLERIVLFLRLNKQDIQPSHKEKLVSVEKHISFFLSSNRPRSKPSSSPLQGQLPQSSMQLQQPQSLDGQTNPSMQPVQGSMAAMPQNNLTNLQHNSLSGVPTISNSQQHMINTVQPGSSVDLGQGNSLNSLQHVATGSLQQNPVNSPQQVNISSLSSQSGTNPLQANLGSLQQNSNALQQSIPKQHEQQMLQNQQLRQQYHHRQMQQQLFQRQQLMQQQQAKQQQTTLLPTHQMTQLQQMTDANDLKIRQQMGMKTGVLQQQQAVGQRVGSHHPQLKSGISSPQLHQALSPQVTQHPSPQIDQQNMLASLTKAGTPLQSASSPFVVPSPSTPLAPSPMPGDSEKVCAGLGSHTTAGNIMHQQATGASAPAQSLAIGTPGISASPLLAEFTPLEGTHANISAAVPGKSSVEQPLERLMKVVKNMSDKALNLSVSDISSVVSMTDRIAGSAPGNGSRAAVGEDLVAMTKCHLQARNYFMQDGPTGTKKMKRYTTSNAVSSSSSLNDGLWQLDCSEAPELESTATSIAKRPKLEVNHALVEEIQKINWQLIDTVVEISDEGVDPSALAAATEGCEGTTVKFSFTAVALSPNLKALYASAQMSPIQPLRLLVPVNYPNCSPILLDKFPVEVSKEYEDLSMKAKSRFSVSLRSLSQPLSLKDIARTWDVCARAVISDYAQQSGGGTFSSKYGSLENCSTAA
- the LOC129870779 gene encoding mediator of RNA polymerase II transcription subunit 15a-like isoform X1; its protein translation is MDGTNWRAAQGQGGGGEGGGAAAGAMDSGDWRTQLLSDSRQRIVNKIMETLKRHLPVSGQEGVQELKKIAVRFEEKIYSAATSQQDYLRKISLKMLTMETKSQNPMTNSIQPNPASSGQNVLGPGSHSMQSQLNSQAQQLPVPMVANQTQTRQPLLQQNIQNNMASTGLQNSASLAPALPPVSNLTQGTMPNVVGQNSNLQTMQNMPNVGQNSVGNAIGQGMPSNMVANSQRQMQGRQQQVVSQQQQQQSQTTQQYLYQQQLHHHQMMKQKFQQGSTSQSLMQSHMQQQQPQEQQQQQPQQQQNLLQPTQTQPSQQAMMQPSSIQSTSLSNLQQNQQSTQSVLHQRQQSVMRQQQAPMVHQQQSSMLQQPILPAQQHQQQQQQQQQQLIAQQTNVSNLQQNQLMGQPNTMSDVQQRLAGQQNNYNSLQQQQQLLNQQNNFQNMHQQQLGSQSNIAGVQQQQLSGSQQPGNSGLTSNQHPIHMMQQPKIPVQQKMLQSTTTLLPSQGQQSQSQPAQQQMMSQNQSQPGQLQPPGLQQQTNQLQREMQQRLQPSAPLLQLQNVMEQQKQLYQSQRAAPEASSTSLDSTAQTGNANAADWQEEVYKKIKSMKESYLAELNDLYHKITSKVQQHDSLPQRPQNEQIEKLKVFKITLERIVLFLRLNKQDIQPSHKEKLVSVEKHISFFLSSNRPRSKPSSSPLQGQLPQSSMQLQQPQSLDGQTNPSMQPVQGSMAAMPQNNLTNLQHNSLSGVPTISNSQQHMINTVQPGSSVDLGQGNSLNSLQHVATGSLQQNPVNSPQQVNISSLSSQSGTNPLQANLGSLQQNSNALQQSIPKQHEQQMLQNQQLRQQYHHRQMQQQLFQRQQLMQQQQAKQQQTTLLPTHQMTQLQQMTDANDLKIRQQMGMKTGVLQQQQAVGQRVGSHHPQLKSGISSPQLHQALSPQVTQHPSPQIDQQNMLASLTKAGTPLQSASSPFVVPSPSTPLAPSPMPGDSEKVCAGLGSHTTAGNIMHQQATGASAPAQSLAIGTPGISASPLLAEFTPLEGTHANISAAVPGKSSVEQPLERLMKVVKNMSDKALNLSVSDISSVVSMTDRIAGSAPGNGSRAAVGEDLVAMTKCHLQARNYFMQDGPTGTKKMKRYTTSNAVSSSSSLNDGLWQLDCSEAPELESTATSIAKRPKLEVNHALVEEIQKINWQLIDTVVEISDEGVDPSALAAATEGCEGTTVKFSFTAVALSPNLKALYASAQMSPIQPLRLLVPVNYPNCSPILLDKFPVEVSKEYEDLSMKAKSRFSVSLRSLSQPLSLKDIARTWDVCARAVISDYAQQSGGGTFSSKYGSLENCSTAA